The sequence GATCAGCGGCACGTCGAGCACGAAGCCGGTGGCGAGGACGGTCCCGGCGGCACGCCGGAGGGGGGCGTTCACGCGCTGCTCCCGATCACGTGGTGGATCCGGCCGGTGGTGGCGTCGCCCACCACGACCCGGCCGGGCGGGCGCTCGGCCGCGATCAGCGGTCGGGCGGGGTGCACGGCCGGCGGGGCGGTGCCGCCGGAGAATCCGTTCAGGGTCCGGACACCGTCGTGCCGGATCGCCCGCACCGTCCGGCTCCCGGGTGCCCAGGTGATCAGCACCGGCTCGCGCCCGTCGTGCACCAGGCCCGCCACCTGGGCTTTCTCTCGGAACGAAAGCCGGCGTTCGTCACCGAGCCGGGTCCGCACCGTCCAGGTCCTGCCGTCCTCGGACCAGGCCGCGGTGCCGCCCGCGTGCACCAGGTGCCTGGCCCGCAGCGCGTCGGTAGGCAGCGTCTGCTCGAACAGCCTTGGCTCGCGGCATCGTTCGAAGCCGAACGGGCCCTCCGCCCGCCGGCCGACCGGGCCGTCGTCGGTGACCGCGCCGTCGGGCCCGATCCGGCGCCAGCGGCCGGCGACCGGGACGAGCAGGTCGTCCCCGGAGCGCAGCAGCGGCAGCACCGGGCGGCTCGCCAGGGCCCCCAGGACCGTCCCGTCGAGGCCGAGGAAGGCCGGGTCGACGGCGAACTCCGCGCTCCCGCCGACCTGTCGCCCGCTGACGTACCGGAGTACCCGGTCCCGGTGCAGGTGGAGGGCGAACAGGCGGCGGCCGGTCCGGCCGGCGGCGATCACCCGGCCGTTCAGGTGGTGCGACTTGGAGCGGGTGGCGGCGGCGTGCTTGTGCTCGGGCTGCCGAACGTCCGTGGCGAGCAGGACCCCCTCGTACTGGCCCCGGGTGAGCAGCACGGTCGTGTCGGTGGTGAAGACGGGCAGGGCCAGGCCGGCCGGACCGGCCGCGTCGGCGGGGGTCGGGACGAGCACCGCACCGTTGCGCCGGAACTCCGCGCCGCGCAGCGCGCGGACGGCGATGTCGGCCGCGGGCAGCGGCAGTTCGGCCTCGGTGCGGTCGAGGCGGACGGTGACGTGGGTGGCGCCCTCCGGGCCCCAGCGGGCCACGTCGGTGGAGAGGACGCGGGGCGGGCCGGACGGCGAGCCGTCCGGCGGACCGAGCAGCCCCGGGAGCCCGTCGGCGAGCCGGGACGAGGTGAGCAGCCAGACCCGGTCCGCGGCGTCGAGTCCGGCGACGGCCTGCCGCACGTGCTCGGCGGTCGGCTCGGTGGGGCGGCGGGCCGCGAGCCAGGAGGGCAGCAGGTCGGCCGGTTCACCGGCGAGCCACCAGCCGGGCGGGTCGCCGAGCACGCCCACCCGCAGTTCGCTGCCGCGGGCGGTGGCCCGGCGGTGCAGCACCAGCAGCGCGGCCAGTTGGACCAGTCGGCCGGCGCCGGCCTGGGACGGGCCGGCATCGACCAGCACGACCGTCCGGCCGCGCGTGGCGGTGCTGCGGAACTCGGGTGCCAGGTACAGGAGTTCGCGGTCGACGAAGCGGCGCAGGAACTCCTCGGGGTGCTCCTGGGCGAGCAGCCACTCGGCGGGCAGCAGCTGGTCCGGCCGGCCGTGGCGGCCGATCCCGCCCGTGCCGTCCGGCTCCCCCGGTCCGTCGGCCACCGGCTCGCGGGCACCGACGAGTCGGTCCAGCCGTCGCAGCAACGGCCCGAGGGCGACCGCGAGTTCGGGGGTCAGCGCGGACAGCGTCCCGGCCCACGGGGCGAGTGCGGCGGGCAGTCGGGTGGCGCTCATCGTCCGGCCCGCCGGGTCAAGGGCGTGAGGGCGTCCGGGTCGGTGGCGGCGGCCGGCGGTGCGGCCACCAGGGCGTGGCCGGGGACGAGCACGCAGAGGTCCCCGGGCCGGGCGCCGAGGGCGGACCGCCAGAGGGTCGCGGCAGGCCGGGGGCGGGCGGTGGTCGGGACGAGCAACTCCTCGTCGTGGCCGAGGTAGTGGGCGCCGTCCGCCCACGGGAGCCCGTCCTCGGCACCGAGCACGAGCAGGGTGGTGTCGTCGGCGAGCACGCCGAGCCGGGCGCCGTCGGCGAGGCGGTCCCGGGTCGCGGCGGCCAGGGCCGGGACGGCGTCGCCGACCGCGAGCACGGCGGCGGCGGTCAGCGGGGGCTCGCGGCGCTCCCAGGTGAGCGCCACGGCGGGTGGCGGGGTCGGTCCGTCGGTGGCGGTCACGAGGGCGCGACCGCCGCGACGAGCTCGGCGCGTATGCCGGCCAGGGCGGCGGGCAGGTCGGCCGGGGCGAAGCCGGCGTCGATCTCGCGCAGCGCGGCCTCCAGGCGCAGCCGGGAGTCCCGGCCCTCGGGCAGGCCGCGGTGGCCGGCGAGCAGGGCGGCGCCGGTGCGGGCGAGTCGTTCGGCGCGGGCCGCCGAGCTGCGCGACAGCTCCTCGGCGGCGTGGGCGAGGCTCTGGTTGGCGGCCTTCTCGATCAGGTCGCCGAGGGTGTCGCGGGCCAGCGCCTGGGTGTCCGCGGTGGGCGCGACCAGTGGCAGCACCCACAGGTCGCGCGCGGTGGCGACGGTCCGGCCGTCGAGGACGGCGGCGGCCGCGACCAGGCGCTGGGAGCGGACGGCCCGCCGGTCGCTCACGGGCACCCCGGCGGCGCGCAGCCGGCGCAGCGCGGAGGCGAGCAGCGGGGTGACGCCGTCGAGTCCGCAGCCCCGGGCAGCGTCGGCGAGCCGGTCCAGCGCGCCGAGCCGGCCGTCCGGGCCGGCCCCACCGCGTGGGCCGTCGGGGAGCTGCACGACCGGGGCCGGGGCCGGCCGGCGCCCGGCCTCCAGGAGTTCCTCCAGCCGGGCGTCGGCCACCGGATCGACGAACACCCGGGCGAGGAAGCGGTCGGCGAAGGCGGCGAGCGCCGGGTCCTCCGGCAGGTGGTTGGCGGCGCCGACGCAGACCCGCAGCGGGCTGGCCAGGACGGTGCCGCCGCGCCGGAACACCCCCTCGTTGAGCAGGCCCAGCAGGGTGTTGAGGACGGCCGTGGAGCCGAGGAACACCTCGTCGAGGAAGGCCACGTCCGCCTCGGGCAGCATGCCGGAGGTCTCGAACTCGACCCGGCCCTCGCGCAGGCTGCGCAGGTCGACCGGGCCGAACAGCTCGTTGGGCTCGGTGAACCGGCCGAGCAGGTACTCGAAGTAGCGGCCGCCGAGCTGCCCGGCCACCCGGCGCACGGCCTCCGACTTGGCGGTGCCCGGCGGTCCGACGACGAGCAGGTGCTCCCCGGCGACGGCGCAGAGCGCCACCACCTCGGCGACCGCCTCCCGGTCGACCATGTCGCGCCCGGCGGCGGCCACGACGCCCGCGATCAGCTCGGCGTCCTGGCGGAGCGCGGCGGGAGAGGCGTCGGAAGGGGTGCTGGTGTCGGTCACAGACACGGGATTCTACGGAGGCCGGACCACCGGCCTCCAGCGGGTTTCCGCGGCTCCCCGCCGCCGGGGCTACCGGGCACGAGCCGCAGCGGCTCGTGCCCGGTAGCCCCGGAGGCCGTCAGCCCGCCAGCTTCCAGAGCTGGCCACCGCCCAGGCCCTTGGTGCAGTCCAGCGCGGCCAGCGGGCTGCCGGCCGAACCGGCGGTCAGGCAGCCGCCGTTCGGGTAGCCGTTCTGCATGTTGTAGACGCCCCGGATCCGGTACCAGCCGTTGCCGTACTCCTCGAACCGCCACAGCTGGTTGCTGCCACCGTGCGCCTTCACCAGGTGCGTCCGCCAGTCGTTGGGGATGACGTCCACCAGCATGGCGCCGCGGTAGTCCGTCTCGATCTGCCAGTTGCCGTTGCCCACGTCCCACAGCGCCCACTTCTGGGCCTGGTTGCCGTTCGGGTACTGGCCCTGGATCCACGCCCCCGCGTTGGTGTTGGCGTCCTGGAGGTCCACCGCGAGGCCGTTGTCGGCGATCAACGTGGTCACCTTCCCGTGCGCGGGCCGGCCGCCCTCGCCCCTGGCCCGGGCGTCGGCCGCCTCGTGCGCGGACTTCTGCGAGGTGGTCGGGAACCAGTAGGTGTACTTGTCGCTGGTGCTGCCCGCCGTGCCGGTGGAATGGGTGTGCCCGTAGTGACGCCAGTTCTGGTAGCCGTAGTTGCCGTCGTTGCTCCAGACCTGGCCGTCGGAGTCGAAGACGTACACGTCGTAGAGCGCCTTGTCGTCGGAGCCCTCGTACTGGACGGTGCCGAAGCAGTTCGACTTCTGCAGGATGTTCTCCCGGAAGCCCTTGCCGGACCGGAAGATGCTGATGTTGTACTCGCCCCGGGTGAGGTACTGCAGCTTCTTGGACAGGCTCTCCAGGAACCCGGCCTGGTTCTCCCGCAGTTCGGCGCTCTTCCGGGCCTCGTCGATCAGCGACTTCACGAAGTCGGCTCCCGCGAAGACACCGCCGATCAGCGCACCCGGGTCGATGCCCCCGGCCGAGCTCCTGGGCGTGATGGGCGAGGTCCGGACCACCGGGGTGCTGATCCCGCCGACGATCTGCCGGCACTCGACGCCCATGCTGATGTCGGCGGACGCCTGGGTCGGCGCCACGAGAGCGATGCCGGCGGTCGCGGTGACGGCGGCGAGCGCCGTTCCGAGGAACTTGCGAAACATGATGTCCGTCTCTCCGTGAGTCGCTGCCCGGGCGGCATCCGGCCGGCCGGGTCGAGCGGAACGGGAACGACTCTGGCCCGCCCGCGTACACACGCCGTACACGACCGGTGGACCGTCGCCGCCACGGCGTCCACGGATCGCTGACGTCCTGTGCACACGCCGCTGGTGTCCTGCTCATGCCCGCCCCGCAACCGGGGCGGGACCGTCGAGCAGTAGGAGAACCCCGTGAACGACACCTCCACCCGCACCACCCGTGTCCGCGCCCGGTCGGCGGGGGCGGTGCTCGCCGCGTGCGCGCTGTCGGTCACCGGCCTCGCGCTGTCCGCCGCGCCGGCGAACGCCGCCGCCACGGACGTGGTCGAGCAGACGATCACGATCCAGGACCACCAGAACCACCACGCGCTGGCCGGCGCGGACGGGGAGGGCTCTCGGATCGTCGCGCGCAACTACCGCGACAGCTCCACCCAGTTCTGGATATCCAACAAGCCGAACGGCCGGGTCGACTTCGTCCGCAACGTCAACGGCACCGAGCGTGTCGTCGAGATGGACACCAGGGACGGCCGGACCACCCAGTTCGTCCACTGGTGGGCGGGGGACAACCAGCAGTGGACCCTGGAGAACGCCGCGGAGGGCGGCACCTACCTGCACAACGCCCGGGACAACCGCTGTCTGACCTACCACGGCCAGGACCGCGAGGTGACCGTCGAGTCCTGCGACGGCAGCATGTCCCAGCGGTTCGACCTGGTGCCCGGGTCCGGCACCACCCAGCCCCCGACGTCCTCGAACGAGCAGCGCTTCCTCCAGCGCCTCAACGAGCTGCGCGCCCAGTACGGCAAGGCACCGGTGCGGCTCGACGCGACCCTCGGCCAGGCCGCCCGGTGCAACGCCGGCCAGATGGACCAGCGTCACGTGTCCGGCCACTTCTGCGACTCGGGCGCCATCGCCAAGGGCCTCGGCTACAACTGGCGGGCCTGGGGCGAGATCGCCTTCTACGGCCCCACCGGCATCGACGCCGCCTTCGACGGCTGGGTGAGGTCCTCGCTGCACTTCAACATCATGATCGACGGCAACTACACCGAGGTCGGCCTCTCCCAGGTCGGCGCGGCCTCCTGGAACGCCGACTTCGGCACTCGCTGACCTCCCCCGTGAGGGACGGCCGGACCACGGCCGTCAGAGGTTCGGCCATCCCTCGCGGTTGGAGCACGACTCGTAGTCGTAGCGGGTGACGTGCTCCCACTCCTCGCCCGTCGCCGCCTCGAAGGCCTCCTCGTGGACGTACAGCAGGGCTTCGCCGCTGCGGAAGGAGTGGGCGGCGAACAGCTCCGGATCGGCGAGCACCCGGTCGTACGCGGCCCGGCCGGCGGCGACCACGGCGGCGCGGGCGTAGAGGAAGCCGTCGTCGCTCAGCGGCACCGGCACCCCGGGGAGGTCCGGGTCCACGGCCCGTTGGGTGCCGTACTCCTCCCGGTCGAGGCGGTACAGCGCTTCGACGAGGCGTTCGCCGTAGCCGAGGATCTCCTCGACCGGACCGGCGGCGAGCACCTCGCCCAGCCGCTCGCAGCCCTCGTCGAGGGTCGCGCAGACGGCGACCGCGGACTCGCCGCCGATCAGGTCGATCAGCTGCCAGAACCGCTGCCAGGACAGCTCTGCCGCCGGTGCCTCGTCGATGGTGCTCACGGTCGTACCGTTCCGTTCCGGATTCGGGTGGGTCGGCACCGATCCTGGCACGGACCACCGACAACCGGACGGCGGTCAGTCCTCGACCCCCTCCCAGCCGCGCCGGGGCGGCGCGCCGGCGGGCTGCTTCGGGTCGCGGGAGCGGTAGACGATGTACGGGCGGAAGAGGTACTGCACGGGTGCGCTGAACATGTGCACCAGGCGTGTGAAGGGCAGCAGCGCGAACAGCAGCAGGCCGACCACCGCGTGCACCTTGAACGCGACCGGCACGTCCGCCATCCGGTACACGTCCGGGCTCAGGGTGAACAGGCTGCGGACCCACGGGGCGATGGTGGTGCGGTAGTCGTATCCGGCGTCGAGCGAGGCGTGCGTCAGCTTGGCGACCAGGCCGAGCACGATCGCCGCGAGCAGCACCGCGTACATCAGCTTGTCGTTGCGGGTGGTGGCGCGCAGCACGGCCGGGTTGGTGCGCCGGCGGTAGAGCAGCACCAGGATCCCGGTGACGGCGAGCAGTCCGGCCGCGCAGCCGGCGAACAGCGAGAGCAGGTTGTAGGCGTGCTCGTCCAGGCCGACCGCGTCGGTCCAGGAGGCGGGCACGAACAGGCCCATCAGATGGCCGACCAGGACGAACAGGATGCCGTAGTGGAACACCGGCGAGGCGAGGTTCAGCAGCCGGGACTCGTAGATCTCGGAGGAGCGGGTGGTCCAGCCGAACCTGTCGTAGCGGTAGCGCCAGACGAGGCCGGAGACGAGGAGCGCGAGCGCGATGTACGGCAGCGCGCCCCAGAGGAAGGTGTCCATCGGCGGGTCTCCGGTCGGGGTTCGGAAGGGTTCGGTCGGGACAGCTCCGTCAGGACGGCTCGGTCAGCACCGGCAGCAGCCCGAGGTGCCCGTACGGCGTGAGCGGGTCCAGCCCGACGTCCTCCCGGGGCGGCCCGCTGCGGGCCAGGGCCAGGGCGGCGGCGCGGTCCTTCGGCGAGGGGCCGGGCAGGGTGGCGCAGACGGCGGCGAGCACGTCCGCGTACGGCGTGCCGTGCTCGGTGAGGGCGAGCCGCAGCAGTTCCAGCGCGGGCCGGTGCTCGCGCAGCAGGGTGTCGTCGCCGGTGGCGGCGGTGAACTCCAGTACGGCGGGCAGGAAGTCGGGCAGGTCCTCGCCGGTGAACTCCAGGGCGTGCGCCCGGTAGGCGGCCTTGAAGCGCAGCAGCGCCGCGCCCCGCCGGCGGGTGTCGCCGTCGGTCCACCAGCTCAGGTGGAGGCTGTGCCGCTGCCGGAAGTCGAACACCTCGACGTACTGGCGGGCGAGTTCGCCGGGCGGGAGGCCGGCGGCGCGGCCGAGGAAGGCCCGCAGCGGCGCGGCGGCGGCGTGCCGGACCGGGGCCAGCAGCGCGGTCAGCTCCGTCGGCGGCGTGGTCCGGTCGGGGTAGCAGAGGCATTCGGCGGCGACCCGGCGCACCACCGCCGCCGCCCCGTCGCCGCTCACCGGCCGGCCTCCGGCGGGTCCTGCCGGTCGCCGGTCTGGCGCCGGCGCAGCGCGTGGAAGCTCTCGACCGTGATCAGCGGCAACGAGCGGCGCCCCGATCCCTCGCCGAACGGCCCGTCCGCGCCGCCGGGGTCGCCGTCCGTGTGGTCGAGGCCGCAGCCGGTGGGCACGGCGGACTCCTCCAGGCGTTCGGCGTCGGCGCGGGCGGCGGTCGGGATGACGTAGCGGTCCTCGTACTTGGCGATCGCGAGCAGCCGGAAGAGGTCCTCGACCTGCCGGGCGTCGAGCCCGACCGCCTCGGCGGCGGCGGGGTCGGGGGTCCGGCCGAGGTTGACGGCGCGCATGTGGGCGCGCATCGCGGCCAGCCGGTCGAGGGCGGCGCGCACCGGCACCGGGTCCCCGGCGGTGAAGAGCTGGGCGAGGTAGTCGACCGGGATCCGCAGGGCGTCGATCGCGCCGAAGAGGTTGCCGGCGTCCTCGCCGTCGTGGCCGCTGGCGGCGACCTCCTCGACGACCGGGGAGAGCGGCGGGATGTACCAGACCATCGGCAGGGTGCGGTACTCGGGGTGGAGCGGCAGCGCGACCCGGTAGGTGCTGATGAGCGCGTGCACGGGCGAGCGGCGGGCGGCCTCGATCCAGTCGTGGGGCACGCCGTCGCGTTCGGCGGCCCGCCGCACCTCGGGGTCCTCCGGGTCCAGGAAGACGCCCAACTGGGCCCGGTAGAGCTGGTGCTCGTCCGCCACGGAGGCGGCTTCGGTGACCCGGTCGGCGTCGTAGAGGACGATGCCGAGGTAGCGCAGCCGCCCGACGCAGGTCTCGGAGCAGACGGTGGGCAGGCCGACCTCGGTGCGCGGGTAGCAGAAGGTGCACTTCTCGGCCTTGCCGGTGCGGTGGTTGAAGTAGATCTTCTTGTAGGGGCAGCCGGTGACGCACTGGCGCCAGCCCCGGCAGCCGTCCTGGTCGACCAGGACGATGCCGTCCTCGGCCCGCTTGTAGATCGCGCCGGACGGGCAGGCGGCCACGCAGGCGGGGTTGAGGCAGTGCTCGCAGATCCGGGGCAGGTAGAACATGAAGCTCTGCTCGTACTCGAACCGGATCCGCCGCCCGACCTCCTCGCGCATCCGCTCGACATTGGGGTCGGCGGGTCCGTGCTCGGGGGCGCCGCCGAGGTCGTCGTCCCAGTTGGGGGACCATTCGACGGCCATCGGCCGGCCGGTGATCATCGAGTGCGGCCGGCCGACGGGGTAGTCCTCGCCGAGCGGGGCGTCGGTGAGGGCGCGGTAGTCGTACGTCCAGGGCTCGTAGTAGTCCTGGAGGGTGGGCAGCACCGGGTTGGCGAAGATGGTGGCGAGCTTGTACAGCCGCCCGCCCTGGCGGAGTTTCAGCCGCCCGTGGCGGTCCAGCCGCCAGCCGCCGCGCCACTTCTCCTGGTCCTCGTAGCGGCGCGGGTAGCCGAGCCCGGGGCGGGTCTCGACGTTGTTGAACCAGACGTACTCGGTGCCGGCGCGGTTGGTCCAGGTCTGTTTGCAGGTCACCGAACAGGTGTGGCAGCCGATGCACTTGTCGAGGTTCATCACCATGGCGAGCTGGGCCATCACGCGCATCAGTACCGCACCTCCTGGCTCCGTCGGCGGATCACCGTCACCTCGTCGCGCTGGTTCCCGGTCGGTCCGAGGTAGTTGAACGCCCAGGAGAGCTGGGCGTAGCCGCCGATCAGGTGGGTGGGCTTGAGCAGCACCCTGGTCAGCGAGTTGTGGATGCCGCCGCGCTTGCCGCCGGTCTCGGCCCGGGGCACGTTGACGGTGCGTTCCTGCGCGTGGTGCATGTAGACCGTGCCGGGCGGCATCCGGTGCGAGACGACGGCCCGGGCGACGACGACTCCGTTGCGGTTGACGGCCTCGATCCAGTCGTTGTCGGCGACTCCGATGGCGGCGGCGTCCTCGACCGACATCCAGACCACCTGCCCGCCGCGGGAGAGCGCGAGCATGAACAGGTTGTCCTGGTACTCGGAGTGGATGGACCACTTGTTGTGCGGGGTGAGGTAACGGACCGTCACTTCGGCGCGCCCGTCCGCGCCGAGGGCCGGTTCGCCGAAGAGCCGGCGCAGGTCGAGCGGCGGCCGGTAGACCGGCAGCGCCTCGCCGAGTTCGTGCATCCAGTCGTGGTCGACGAAGAAGTGCTGGCGCCCGCTGAGCGTGTGCCAGGGCTTGAGGTGCTCGGTGTTGACGGTGAACGGGCTGTAGCGGCGCCCGCCGGACTCGCTGCCGGACCACTCGGGCGAGGTGACCACCGGGGCGGGGGCGGCCTGGGTGTCGGCGTAGGTGACCCGGCGGCCCTCGTTCTCCGCCGCGAGGTGCGCCAGCTCCCGTCCGGTGCGGCGCTCCAGGTACCGGAAGCCCTGGGTGGCGAGCCGCCCGTTGGTGGTGCCGGAGAGCGCGAGCACGGTGTCCGCGGCCTTGACGGCGGTGTCCAGCAGCGGGCGGCCGTCGGCCGGGCCGCCGCGGGCGGTCCCGTTGCGTGCCTTGAGCTGCTCGACCTCCTGGTCCGGCCGCAGCACCACGCCCTTGACGGGCAGGCCGAGTTGCTCGACCAGCGGACCCAGCGCGGCCATCTTCGCCGCCACGGCGGGGTAGTCGCGTTCGACCACGGCCAGGTTCGGCAGGGTGACGCCGGGGACGGGCTCGCAGTCCCCGTCGCGCCAGTCGGCGTCGGTGCCGCCGGGCTGCGCCGTCTCGCCGGGGGTGTCGTGCTGGAACGGCGTGGCGACGACGTCGTGCCGCACCCCGAGGTGCTCGGCGGCGAGTTCGGAGAACCGCCCGGCGATCGCGTGGAAGGCGTCGAAGTCGGTGCGGGCCTGCCAGGGCGGGTCGACGGCCGGAGCGAAGGAGTGCACGAAGGGGTGCATGTCGGTGGAGGAGAGGTCGTGCTTCTCGTACCAGGTGGCGGCGGGCAGGACGACGTCGGACAGCAGGGTGGAGGAGGTCATCCGGAAGTCCAGCGAGAGCAGCAGGTCGAGCTTGCCCTCGGGTGCCTCCGGGTGCCAGCGGACGTCGCGCGGGCGCTGCTCCGGCCCGGCCTCGCGGGCCCGCAGCGAGGAGTGGGTGCCGAGCAGGTGCTTGCTGAAGTACTCGGCGCCCTTGGCGGAGGAGCCGAGCAGGTTGGCCCGCCAGAGCGTCATCACCCGGGGCCAGTTGGCGGGTTCGTCCGGGTCCTCGCAGGCGAACCCCAGGCGTCCGGCGCGCAGTTCCGCGACCACGTGCTCCTTCGGGTCGCGGCCGAGGTCGCGGGCCTCGTCGGCCAGGTCGAGCGGGTTGCGGTCGAAGGTCGGGTAGGAGGGCATCCAGCCGACCCGGGCCGAGCGGGCCAGCAGGTCGACGGTGGCCAGGCCGCGGAACCGGCCGGTGCCGAGCGGGGAGGCGAGCACGTCGGCGGGGTAGGTGTCGTAGCGCCACTGGTCGGTGTGCAGGAAGAACCAGCCGGTGCCGATCATCTGCCGGGGCGGGCGGGACCAGTCGGTGGCTCCGGCGAGGGTGGCCCAGCCGGTGAACGGGCGGCACTTCTCCTGGCCCACGTAGTGCGCCCAGCCGCCGCCGTTGCGGCCCTGGCAGCCGGTCAGGGTGAGCAGGGCGAGGAAGGACCGGTAGATGGTCTCGGAGTGGAACCAGTGGTTGGTGCCGGCGCCCATCAGGATCATGCAGCGGCCGCCGGACTCCTCGGCGGTGCGGGCGAACTCCCGGGCCACCCGGACCACCTGGGCGGCCGGGACCGAGGTGTGGCGTTCCTGCCAGGCGGGGGTGCCGGGGGTGTCGGCGTCCTGGTAGGAGTCCGGCCAGCGGCCGGGCAGGCCCGGGCGGCCCACGCCGTACTGGGCGAGCAGCAGGTCGTGGACGGTGGTGACCAGCGCGCCGCCGTCGAGGCGCAGGGCCGGGACGCCGCGGCGGACGATCCCGCCCAGGCCCTGGCCGTGCTCGCCGCCGTCGGTGTCGAAACGCGGCAGCAGCACCTCGACCGGGGTGGCCGCCTCGTCGCCGTACAGGGTGAGGCGCGGGTGCACGTCCTGGAGGTCGAGGTTCCAGCGGCCCTCGCCGGAGGCGGTCCAGCGGAAGCCGAGCGAGCCGTTGGGCACGGCGGGGCGGCCGGTCGCCCCGTCGAGGACGACGAGTTTCCAGTCGGCGCCCTCGACGCCGTCGCCCCCGTCCCCGCCCCCGTCCTCGCCCGAGCCACCGCCCCCGAGGTCGCTCGCGCGCAGGAACTTGGCGGGCACGTACCCGCCGTCCCGTTCGGTGAGGGTGACCAGGAACGGCAGGTCGGTGAAGCGGCGGACGTAGTCGTCGAAGAAGGGCGTCGTGCGGTCGACGAAGAACTCGCGCAGGATCACATGGCCCATCGCGAGGGCCAACGCAGCGTCGGTGCCGGGGTGGGGGTGCATCCACTCGTCGGCGAACTTGGTGTTGTCCGCGTAGTCCGGGGAGACCGCCACCACCTTCTGCCCCCGGTAGCGGGCCTCGGCCATCCAGTGCGCGTCCGGCGTCCGGGTGACCGGCACGTTGGAGCCCCACATCATCAGATAGGCGGCGTCCCACCAGTCCCCCGACTCGGGCACGTCGGTCTGGTCGCCGAACACCTGCGGGGAGGCGACCGGCAGGTCCGCGTACCAGTCGTAGAAGGAGAGCATCGGCGCGCCGATCAGCGCGTGGAAGCGGGCGCCGGCCGCGTGCGAGACCATCGACATCGCCGGGATCGGCGAGAACCCGGCGATCCGGTCCGGCCCGTACCGCTTCACGGTGTGCACGTGCGCGGCGGCGACGATCTCCACCGCCTCGTCCCAGCTCGTCCGCACCAGGCCGCCCTTGCCCCGGGCCCGCTGGTAGGAGCGGCGGCGCTCCGGATCGTCCTGGACGTCCGCCCAGGCGAGCACCGGGTCCCCCAGCCGGGCGAGCGCCTCCCGGTACAGCTCCAGCAGCACCCCGCGCACGTACGGGTGGCGGACCCGGGTGGGCGAGTAGGTGTACCAGGAGAAGGCGGCGCCGCGCGGGCAGCCGCGCGGCTCGTACTCGGGGCGGTCGGGGCCGACGGACGGGTAGTCGGTGGCCTGGGTCTCCCAGGTGATGATGCCGTCCTTGACGAAGACCTTCCAGCGGCAGGAGCCGGTGCAGTTGACGCCGTGGGTGGAGTACACGACCTTGTCGTGGCTCCAGCGGTCCCGGTAGAAGGAGTCGGAGTCCCGCCCGCCGGTGAGCCGGACGCTGTGCAGGTCGGGCGCCGGGGTTCCGGGGCGGAAGAACCGGCCCG comes from Streptomyces sp. TLI_053 and encodes:
- a CDS encoding nitrate reductase subunit alpha — protein: MRAGRFFRPGTPAPDLHSVRLTGGRDSDSFYRDRWSHDKVVYSTHGVNCTGSCRWKVFVKDGIITWETQATDYPSVGPDRPEYEPRGCPRGAAFSWYTYSPTRVRHPYVRGVLLELYREALARLGDPVLAWADVQDDPERRRSYQRARGKGGLVRTSWDEAVEIVAAAHVHTVKRYGPDRIAGFSPIPAMSMVSHAAGARFHALIGAPMLSFYDWYADLPVASPQVFGDQTDVPESGDWWDAAYLMMWGSNVPVTRTPDAHWMAEARYRGQKVVAVSPDYADNTKFADEWMHPHPGTDAALALAMGHVILREFFVDRTTPFFDDYVRRFTDLPFLVTLTERDGGYVPAKFLRASDLGGGGSGEDGGGDGGDGVEGADWKLVVLDGATGRPAVPNGSLGFRWTASGEGRWNLDLQDVHPRLTLYGDEAATPVEVLLPRFDTDGGEHGQGLGGIVRRGVPALRLDGGALVTTVHDLLLAQYGVGRPGLPGRWPDSYQDADTPGTPAWQERHTSVPAAQVVRVAREFARTAEESGGRCMILMGAGTNHWFHSETIYRSFLALLTLTGCQGRNGGGWAHYVGQEKCRPFTGWATLAGATDWSRPPRQMIGTGWFFLHTDQWRYDTYPADVLASPLGTGRFRGLATVDLLARSARVGWMPSYPTFDRNPLDLADEARDLGRDPKEHVVAELRAGRLGFACEDPDEPANWPRVMTLWRANLLGSSAKGAEYFSKHLLGTHSSLRAREAGPEQRPRDVRWHPEAPEGKLDLLLSLDFRMTSSTLLSDVVLPAATWYEKHDLSSTDMHPFVHSFAPAVDPPWQARTDFDAFHAIAGRFSELAAEHLGVRHDVVATPFQHDTPGETAQPGGTDADWRDGDCEPVPGVTLPNLAVVERDYPAVAAKMAALGPLVEQLGLPVKGVVLRPDQEVEQLKARNGTARGGPADGRPLLDTAVKAADTVLALSGTTNGRLATQGFRYLERRTGRELAHLAAENEGRRVTYADTQAAPAPVVTSPEWSGSESGGRRYSPFTVNTEHLKPWHTLSGRQHFFVDHDWMHELGEALPVYRPPLDLRRLFGEPALGADGRAEVTVRYLTPHNKWSIHSEYQDNLFMLALSRGGQVVWMSVEDAAAIGVADNDWIEAVNRNGVVVARAVVSHRMPPGTVYMHHAQERTVNVPRAETGGKRGGIHNSLTRVLLKPTHLIGGYAQLSWAFNYLGPTGNQRDEVTVIRRRSQEVRY